From the genome of Scytonema hofmannii PCC 7110, one region includes:
- a CDS encoding HlyD family efflux transporter periplasmic adaptor subunit: MIQSRCRHSQSLPFGIGQCITYIAILSYLGLCTACGTLKAEDNTAPETPATSPNVTNRVVALGKLIPEGDVIKISVANAQDSRVNQIFVKEGDFVKANQVIATLQGRDRAEQQLRDAQANVTVKRSQLLKIQQGDFKQGDIVAQRAAIAELEARIRTETKQKQAAVTQVEATLRNAKLKYERNLALSKEGAISLSDFDNAREEFDKAKATLLQSKAELENTTTTLQAQLEKEQANLKKLQEVRPVDVEIAKAELEQALIQVEQRKAELDNTLVRVPIAGQILRINTRVGEQVNTQEGIAELGKTNQMYAIAEIYETDITRVRLGHQATITSEYGGFQGELKGKVDRIGLQIGKTRLNQDQTNPTTDVNARVVEVKIRLNREDSPKVAALTGMQVRVKIDTK; encoded by the coding sequence ATGATTCAGTCTCGCTGTAGACATTCCCAAAGTTTACCTTTTGGTATTGGGCAGTGTATCACTTACATTGCCATTCTCAGTTATTTGGGCTTGTGTACCGCTTGTGGTACTCTCAAAGCCGAGGATAATACTGCTCCAGAAACTCCCGCAACAAGCCCTAATGTGACCAATCGGGTGGTTGCGTTAGGAAAATTGATACCAGAAGGAGATGTGATTAAGATTTCGGTAGCAAATGCTCAAGACAGCCGCGTTAACCAAATATTTGTCAAGGAAGGCGACTTTGTTAAAGCCAATCAGGTCATCGCCACCCTTCAAGGAAGAGATAGAGCCGAACAACAACTGAGGGATGCTCAAGCCAATGTGACAGTCAAGCGATCGCAATTGCTCAAAATTCAGCAAGGGGACTTCAAGCAGGGCGACATTGTTGCTCAACGCGCAGCCATTGCAGAATTAGAAGCCCGCATCCGCACTGAAACCAAGCAGAAACAAGCCGCAGTTACCCAAGTAGAAGCCACCCTCCGCAATGCCAAACTGAAATACGAACGAAATCTTGCTTTATCCAAAGAAGGTGCTATCAGTCTATCTGACTTTGATAATGCGCGAGAGGAATTTGACAAAGCCAAAGCCACTCTTCTACAAAGTAAAGCAGAGCTAGAAAACACCACCACAACTTTACAAGCACAACTAGAAAAAGAACAAGCAAATTTAAAGAAATTGCAAGAAGTCCGCCCAGTTGATGTTGAAATAGCCAAAGCAGAGTTAGAGCAAGCCCTCATTCAAGTAGAACAGCGCAAAGCCGAATTAGACAATACCTTAGTTAGAGTTCCCATTGCAGGACAAATATTGAGAATCAACACCCGTGTAGGCGAACAGGTAAACACCCAAGAAGGAATTGCAGAACTTGGAAAGACAAACCAAATGTATGCGATCGCAGAGATATACGAAACAGATATTACCAGAGTTCGGTTGGGACATCAAGCAACAATCACAAGTGAATACGGCGGTTTCCAAGGCGAACTCAAAGGAAAAGTCGATCGCATTGGTTTGCAAATTGGCAAAACCCGCCTCAATCAAGACCAAACCAATCCCACAACAGATGTCAATGCTCGTGTCGTAGAAGTCAAAATCCGACTTAACCGAGAAGATAGCCCTAAAGTAGCCGCCTTAACAGGTATGCAAGTAAGAGTCAAAATTGATACAAAATAA
- the devC gene encoding ABC transporter permease DevC translates to MKLPHLIKSLQKNIDFETPLAWAQLSHQKVRLAVATTGVCFANILMFTQLGLLAMLTDGTTKLHESLTGDLLLVSSFSPSLLFRISFPRAYLYQAASVDGVVSASPIYLGRANWVNPNQLSSLQANASKPKSREPRIFGNEVRIIAFNPAQPPVLSIPEVNQQIAKLAVPDAVLFDRLSQSSLGDIPKRLEKSEEVATLMDNRRTFAVGLFSMGSTISDKGNVIMSDWTYGQRFGHNNLKQIRIGVLTLEKGADIKTLQERLRDRLPDDVAVLTHEEFIQRERQFHESQPEGIILKFGTIVGFVVGVIILYQVLYADINDHLSEYATLKAMGYSDKSLLMVVLQEAIILGLMGFVPGFISSLGIYQLLATLTRIPLTMKVSVALQVFILTLIMCSISGAIATSKLRSADPADVF, encoded by the coding sequence ATGAAACTTCCCCATCTTATAAAATCCCTACAAAAAAACATTGACTTCGAGACACCCCTAGCTTGGGCGCAATTATCCCATCAAAAAGTCCGCCTTGCTGTCGCCACAACAGGCGTTTGCTTCGCCAACATTTTAATGTTTACCCAGCTAGGACTCCTAGCAATGCTAACAGATGGAACCACAAAACTTCATGAAAGCCTGACAGGAGATTTATTGTTAGTTTCCTCATTCAGCCCAAGTTTATTGTTTAGGATATCCTTTCCCCGTGCTTACCTTTATCAAGCTGCTTCAGTCGATGGTGTCGTATCAGCAAGCCCAATTTATCTAGGGAGAGCAAATTGGGTAAACCCCAATCAATTATCTTCGCTACAAGCTAATGCTAGCAAACCCAAAAGCAGAGAACCGCGAATATTTGGCAATGAAGTTAGAATCATTGCCTTTAACCCAGCCCAACCTCCCGTATTGAGCATACCAGAAGTGAACCAACAGATAGCAAAATTAGCTGTTCCTGATGCTGTCTTGTTCGATCGCCTATCTCAATCCTCTCTTGGGGACATTCCAAAACGGCTGGAGAAAAGCGAAGAGGTAGCAACTCTCATGGACAATCGCCGCACTTTTGCCGTTGGGCTTTTTAGTATGGGCAGTACTATCAGTGATAAAGGTAATGTTATCATGAGTGATTGGACTTATGGTCAGCGTTTTGGACACAATAATCTCAAACAAATTAGGATTGGCGTTTTGACTTTAGAGAAGGGAGCAGATATTAAAACATTGCAAGAAAGACTGCGCGATCGCCTTCCTGATGATGTTGCTGTACTCACTCATGAGGAATTCATTCAAAGAGAGAGACAATTTCATGAATCGCAACCGGAGGGAATTATTTTAAAGTTTGGAACTATTGTAGGTTTTGTTGTTGGAGTTATCATTTTATATCAAGTTCTTTACGCTGACATTAACGACCATCTATCAGAATATGCCACCCTTAAAGCCATGGGATATTCAGATAAATCGCTCCTCATGGTAGTCCTTCAGGAAGCAATTATTCTTGGTTTGATGGGTTTTGTTCCTGGCTTTATTTCCTCACTAGGCATCTATCAATTGTTGGCAACACTGACTAGAATTCCATTAACAATGAAAGTCAGTGTTGCCTTGCAAGTTTTTATTTTGACTTTGATAATGTGTTCTATTTCTGGAGCAATTGCCACAAGTAAACTTCGTTCTGCCGATCCAGCAGATGTGTTTTAG
- a CDS encoding HigA family addiction module antitoxin, which translates to MSNNIQNQYMPNYASPPGDTLQEVLEERGMSQAELAERTGRPKKTINEIINGKAAITPETALQLERVLGIPASFWNNRERHYREALARIEEQERLQKQVAWLNAFPVKTMIKLGWIQCYQDKVEQLGEVLNFFAVASPEQWEAIWCRTDVFFRKSQAFQSDLGAVTAWLRRGEIEAAEIPCTSYDANKFKAVLQQIRSLTAKPLEIFQQELVQLCAEAGVAVVFVPQLPKTRTYAATRWLNPNKALIQLSLRYKTDDHLWFSFFHEAGHILLHGKRDVFLEGKSVQSVEEEEHEQEANKFAADILIPPAELKRFLASDRQRNKAGIVQFATEIGIAPGIVLGRLQHDGVLPPSYYNDLKQKFEWVFNEQES; encoded by the coding sequence ATGAGTAACAACATTCAAAATCAGTATATGCCAAACTACGCTTCTCCTCCCGGAGATACTCTTCAAGAAGTCCTTGAGGAACGTGGGATGTCCCAGGCAGAACTGGCAGAAAGAACAGGTAGACCAAAAAAAACGATTAACGAAATCATTAATGGAAAAGCAGCAATTACTCCGGAAACAGCATTACAGTTAGAGCGGGTTTTAGGAATTCCAGCTAGTTTTTGGAATAACCGCGAACGACATTATCGGGAAGCTTTAGCAAGGATAGAAGAACAAGAGCGCCTACAAAAGCAAGTTGCTTGGCTCAACGCATTTCCTGTTAAAACCATGATTAAGCTTGGCTGGATTCAGTGCTATCAAGATAAGGTTGAACAACTAGGAGAAGTATTAAATTTTTTCGCCGTCGCCTCCCCTGAACAATGGGAGGCAATATGGTGTAGAACTGACGTATTTTTCCGCAAATCGCAAGCGTTCCAAAGTGACTTGGGTGCCGTTACTGCTTGGTTGCGTCGCGGAGAAATTGAAGCTGCTGAGATTCCTTGTACCAGCTACGATGCCAACAAGTTTAAAGCAGTGTTACAACAAATCCGCTCTCTAACTGCAAAACCACTGGAAATTTTTCAACAAGAACTTGTGCAGTTGTGTGCTGAAGCTGGAGTGGCTGTAGTTTTTGTACCGCAACTTCCCAAGACACGAACCTATGCTGCGACTCGTTGGTTGAATCCTAATAAGGCGCTGATTCAACTGAGCCTACGCTACAAGACTGACGATCATCTGTGGTTTTCGTTTTTCCATGAGGCTGGACACATTTTGCTACATGGCAAGCGCGATGTTTTTCTTGAAGGTAAAAGCGTTCAAAGTGTTGAGGAAGAAGAACATGAGCAGGAAGCAAATAAATTCGCTGCGGATATTCTCATTCCTCCGGCTGAGTTAAAGCGTTTTTTGGCATCAGATCGACAAAGGAATAAAGCAGGGATCGTGCAGTTTGCGACTGAAATCGGTATAGCACCAGGAATTGTGCTTGGGAGACTTCAGCACGATGGAGTTTTACCGCCAAGTTACTACAATGACTTGAAACAAAAGTTTGAGTGGGTGTTTAATGAGCAGGAGAGCTAA
- a CDS encoding type II toxin-antitoxin system RelE/ParE family toxin → MDITFKNKKLEKECNDQRLLEKKYGTNRAKRILQRLYDLRAVNVLEEMRNFPGRCHELLHDRAGQLSLDLDHPYRLIFEPADEPIPTKSDGGIDWTKVTAVRILGVEDTHE, encoded by the coding sequence ATGGACATAACGTTTAAAAACAAAAAACTCGAAAAAGAGTGCAATGACCAAAGGCTTCTTGAGAAAAAGTACGGTACTAATAGAGCAAAACGTATTCTGCAGCGACTTTATGATTTACGCGCTGTCAACGTACTTGAGGAGATGAGAAATTTTCCAGGACGTTGCCACGAATTGCTTCATGACCGCGCTGGTCAGTTATCGTTGGATTTGGATCATCCCTATCGGCTGATATTTGAACCAGCAGATGAGCCAATTCCTACGAAATCAGATGGTGGTATCGACTGGACTAAAGTCACTGCCGTGAGAATACTCGGAGTAGAAGATACACATGAGTAA